A window of Rhizoctonia solani chromosome 5, complete sequence genomic DNA:
TCCGGCCTAAACGTTCCCAAACCCGTGATCCCAATACCAGCTTTGGATGTTCCATATGCCGCACCGACAGCTACATCACGCCAAAAGTAAGTCTTGCTTTGAACGAGGCGTGTCCTCTGGTATACTTATTGTACGTACTGCTAAATATCATCTGTCCACCACCGCAGTTAGTCATACACGCAACAACATGAAGAAACCCAACTCACAGAAGCAGCGACACCCGCGAATCCGAAAAGTGTGCAAATGGCGGACAGTATTCTGACATATTGGGCGTAATTAGCGATGTGCAACGTTCGCGGTTTCGAGTAGGGTGGTGGTAATGAGCGGGATGTGTTTGCTCACGTGATGAGATAATTATGTCACAATCGTATTCGCCACGCCGTCATCGATTGACCACCACGTGAAGGCTGACTTGGGGAAAGCCAGTCCACAACTGAGCATATATATCCATAGAAGGATGGGAATTAATCAATGCATACTAGATGCCAACTAAGGTGCATTATGAGGACGGTACCCTTTGTGCTGTCGTAACGCGCATATCTTTCTACTGAAGTTGGTGCCCTTGTTGTAAAGGTTATATCGGCACTGGTGCAGATTATCTCACGCAAGTTTGTTTCATATGGATTCTTAGGAATAATACATGGCACATCTCTCAGTTGCAGTCAACTTCTACCATCTCGTCCATTTGAAAGTAGGCCTCAGGCTAAGCATAGGCTTGATCAATGAAGGCTGACTATAATTCTATTGATCAATCAATAATTAAGCGTACATAACTAAGATCAAGTCGAAGCAGCGACTAAAAAGTACGAAAAGCCAAGGCGGAAGGGGATAAAAAGAATTTTATCACAGTGATAACGCGAGAAAGCGACTAGTACCCGGGCTTGCAGTAGAATACATCTCCGTCCCAAGTATGGGTCTCAACACAAACAGGGGTGTCATACGTAGGTCCTCGAGGTGCACAATACCTATATAGAGATAGATTCAGCATACACGAACTCATTATCTCATCTCTCCCTACTTACCCCTCTGGGATCCAGTACCAGTCGTAAGGGCATGACCACCCCTCACTGCTCAGCAACATATTAGTCTCACAAGGTCACAAATTGGAGACAATGCTATTACTTACGGAGGTGAAGACGGAGGAGTGGACGGTCCACCAGTAGGCAAGCAACATGCCTTGGGCTCCCACCACCACATTGAAGGACCACATTGCTCCGGAGCAGGTACTACTGGTGCGGGAATGCAAGCCGTTTCATATTCGTCCCATACCCATTCGGGAGGGCACTCTGCATCGATGACCTCGGGTTGAGGCGGAACGCAGCATCTATAGTATAAACAATGAGCAAACGGAGCCAATGAAGATAAGCAGGAAATAAGGCGTTACCCGAGCTCTTTGTCCCAGTAAAACCATCTGCCGCAGTGGCGGTGGGATGGAGCAGGGTGATGATGCTTGGCACCCACCATAGCTATGTGCAGTTATTGTTAAAATAGTGCATAACGCATAATTCAAGATCACTCACGGCAGGCAGGTCTGCTTTGCGGGCCACCAGAACTTCTTGTGTCCACAGGAGTCATCCGCGTGGGTTGGAGCGGCTTTGACACCGGCAAGCGAGGTAACAGCAGCCAATATAGTAGTAAGCGTATATAACAACATACTCAATAGGAAATTGAAAGATTGAAAGATATGAAAAGAGTGTGCAAGAGTAAAGCAGAGCTTGGCAAGAAGATTTGAGGTATGGTTGGTCGTTAAGAATTTCTTTTATACACGGTGGACAGTATTATAGACGGCATAATAGAACCATATAGTTTTCAACTTTAGTCAGCCAGAATAGGGATGAAGGTGAAAATAGTTACGACTGCCAGGAGTAGGAAGGCGTTTGTGAGGGCACAGGTTGTTGAAAATTGCAGCAAGCTTCGAGGGCGTTATTCAGGCGGCATGTAATACACATAGGTGGTCCGAAGCACACCTCTGAAACACACAAAAGCAAATGATAGCCTTTAAGGTATGCGGAGAATGCTTGATTAATCTAAAGACTACTTGTGTAACAGAATGGCTATGGAGGTGCTATGCATCGATTTCGAGCGCTTCAGTGGGTTCATGACAACAGCCAACGAATAAAGTTTGAAGCCGATGTGTTGAAGTTAAATAAAATAAATGTTTTCAGACTATCCGAGTTGGCTATTGAGGGATAAATCAAAATTTCCAAACTACAATAATTTGGGTCAGCCTGAGCGCCTGGTTCCTATTTACTTAACTTAGCTGTCTATGCCCAACTTAAGTATATTGACCCGAACATGCCAGAAAGGCAGTCTCTCGCCTGCTCTTTTTTCCGCTGGACTCGTGTGTGCCGTTTCTTCCCTGTTGTTTATTTTCAGGGATATCCTTACGGTTCCATGTTTCTTTTACGTCTCTCGAGCTGTTTACCTGTGTCtgcatgtagctcccatTTGTTTAAGAATGGAAATGTATTTTTTTAAAAGAGTACGGGTCACATGACCGTGTTGCTATCGTCTTTCGTCTCTACGTGCCCTCAGCTTGCGCAATATATTTACTCTCCGACCCGCCATCTTGCGATGCTGTATTCATTCACATATATTCTATTTCGTCTCTCTACCTACCCACCACCCTCCATTTCTGTGGTCACAGatgaccacccacccgcAAGTAATACTCGCGTCTCGGTGCCCCAGTTTCTCATCTGCGTGCTCCGCGCCAGATTTCTCACCCGCTGTGGTTGGGGACACATCTATAGTACATTGCTCCATCGATTAATTATGCTTTTACCTTTTACATCTAGCGGCACCGGCCACACAGCCCCGAAGGCTAAGTTCCATCTTCGCATATAGGCTCCGTTTACATGAGAAAGTCGCCAGGTTCATTAAGTTATAATTCTTCTGAAGCAATTCTCTCTTTACTTTCAGTTTCGCAGTAGTTCTATCCTATGTGGCCGGAGACTTAGTGGAATCCCGAAATAATGCGGACTTTCTGTGATTTTGAGGCTCGCTGCGTAGGGGTTGGTAAGCTACCGTTCCGTGATGTATGCATCTCCTATTCTTAGAGGTTGAATCTGGATTAGATTGTTGAGGTATCGCAGGCATCTGGTAAATTTCCGCACCCAGAGGTGGGCTCGATGCGGATTCATAAAAATAGTACATGTCATTAAGTTCTTCTGACGCCCTTAGTATAAGACACGACTTTTTACGTCCGAAAAGTCCGCATTTTTCTTTTGGTTTCACCATATGCATGTTAATTGTCGCCGCGCTTTAATTGATTTGGATATGACTATAATATGGTTATAATGGCAGAAAGTGGGTGATCCCTTGAAGCGCACGCTATTAATTGTATATCCAATCGCAACCGAATATAGTTTTGTTGtcaaaaaagtaaagatacaaGACAAAGCTCAAACCAAAAGAACGACTGGAAGGTGCGACAAAGTGAGAAGACGAGTGAAAAAAATGATTCAATCCCAGAGAATCCCAGGAAATAGCTAGTAGCCGCGCTTGCAATAAAACACAGCACCATCCCAGGTATACTTCTCGGCACAAACAGGAGCACCATATGCAGGTTCACGAGGTGCACAATACTATTCAGATGTCCAGTTAGCATATATATACGTAGACTACGATCTCCCTTCACTCACCCGTCGCGCCAGTACCAATCGTAAGGGCACAACCACCCGTTGCTAGCCACCAGTAGGTTGTCTCA
This region includes:
- a CDS encoding ATP synthase subunit C; amino-acid sequence: MTPVDTRSSGGPQSRPACPMVGAKHHHPAPSHRHCGRWFYWDKELGCCVPPQPEVIDAECPPEWVWDEYETACIPAPVVPAPEQCGPSMWWWEPKACCLPTGGPSTPPSSPPEGWSCPYDWYWIPEGYCAPRGPTYDTPVCVETHTWDGDVFYCKPGILSAICTLFGFAGVAASMIFSTVGAAYGTSKAGIGITGLGTFRPELIMKSLIPVVMSGIIAVYGLVVAVLISNALDPKVPYPLFSGFIHLGAGLACGFTGLSAGYAIGIVGDSCVRAYVHESKVVGIVREVRLIVALIMHSKTQDASFSELCKAVVS